In Syntrophomonas wolfei subsp. wolfei str. Goettingen G311, a single window of DNA contains:
- a CDS encoding polysaccharide biosynthesis protein, protein MTYWLRLILMLLFDSCLINLSIGFSLWLRFEGEGGIPANYLEAFFTLIPWYTFITLGALYAMRLYHRMWKYASIGELFGIVKAVTTSTAIVIILIYTIPLSYLPRSVYIMSWVFMIIFIGSSRLSWRLLRDLIIKESNKKAKRTLIIGAGDAGAMVARELNNNQSLNLLPVGFVDDSPLKQKLSIFGIPVLGSREQIPFLTASHGIEEIIIAMPSAEGRTIREIVNICQATGVRLRIFEGTDDLLHSRSKIRDVQLEDLLRREPVKLDLEEIAAYLQGKTVLISGAGGSIGSELCRQVCRHRPQRLILLECSENNLFDIDNELRESFPEQALEAELADVRNREKLQAVFEKYFPQVIFHAAAFKHVPMMEMHPEEALNNNVLGTRNIAEMADKYGSETFILISTDKAVNPTNVMGASKRIAELIVKDINRSSQTRFAAVRFGNVLGSRGSVVPIFLKQIQKGGPLTVTHPDMTRYFMTIPEAVELVIQAGAIARGGEIFVLDMGEPVKIADLANDLIRLSGYDPELDIEIKYTGIRPGEKLYEELFSGYEEMAATRHQRIFISTKELDERYNGIKNNITAWINNLSPERNEIIRFIQELIPEYCGSEANEEPVPRGEVIYLEKRGNRIKKSSGIK, encoded by the coding sequence ATGACTTATTGGCTTCGTTTAATTCTAATGTTATTATTCGACAGCTGTCTGATAAACCTCTCTATCGGGTTTTCTCTATGGCTGCGCTTCGAAGGTGAAGGGGGAATCCCCGCCAATTACCTGGAGGCGTTTTTCACCCTGATCCCCTGGTATACCTTTATCACCCTGGGAGCTCTGTACGCTATGCGCCTCTATCACCGTATGTGGAAGTATGCCAGCATTGGCGAATTATTTGGGATAGTAAAGGCAGTCACTACCAGCACCGCTATCGTAATTATACTGATATACACCATACCCCTGTCCTACCTGCCCCGCAGCGTATACATAATGTCCTGGGTTTTCATGATTATATTCATTGGCAGCTCCCGTTTGAGCTGGCGCCTGCTGCGGGATCTCATTATTAAGGAATCCAATAAAAAAGCTAAAAGAACCTTGATTATCGGGGCTGGCGATGCCGGGGCCATGGTGGCCCGGGAACTTAATAACAATCAGTCCTTAAACCTGCTTCCAGTAGGTTTTGTAGATGATAGTCCCCTGAAGCAGAAACTCAGTATTTTTGGCATTCCGGTGCTCGGAAGCCGGGAGCAGATTCCTTTTCTCACCGCCAGCCACGGAATAGAAGAAATTATTATTGCCATGCCTTCGGCAGAAGGTAGGACCATAAGGGAAATAGTAAATATTTGCCAGGCGACCGGAGTCCGGCTGCGGATATTTGAAGGAACCGACGACCTGCTACACAGCCGTAGTAAGATTCGCGATGTCCAACTGGAAGACTTGCTGCGACGCGAGCCGGTTAAACTTGACCTGGAGGAGATTGCCGCTTACCTGCAGGGTAAAACGGTACTGATCAGCGGAGCGGGCGGCTCCATCGGCTCCGAACTCTGCCGGCAGGTCTGCCGGCACCGGCCCCAACGCTTGATACTTTTGGAATGCAGTGAGAACAACCTTTTCGATATAGACAATGAACTGCGGGAATCCTTTCCCGAACAGGCTCTGGAAGCAGAGCTTGCTGATGTCCGCAACCGGGAAAAACTCCAGGCCGTTTTCGAAAAGTATTTTCCCCAGGTTATATTCCATGCCGCTGCTTTCAAGCATGTTCCCATGATGGAAATGCACCCGGAAGAAGCCTTGAATAATAATGTCCTGGGTACCAGGAACATAGCGGAAATGGCCGACAAATATGGAAGCGAGACTTTTATACTGATATCCACCGACAAAGCGGTCAATCCTACCAATGTCATGGGGGCCAGCAAGCGTATAGCCGAGTTGATTGTGAAGGATATAAACCGCAGCAGCCAGACCCGCTTTGCTGCTGTACGCTTCGGTAATGTGTTGGGCAGTCGCGGCAGCGTAGTCCCCATTTTTCTAAAGCAGATTCAAAAAGGGGGGCCGCTTACCGTAACCCACCCTGATATGACCCGCTACTTTATGACCATACCCGAAGCAGTAGAGCTGGTTATTCAAGCCGGAGCCATTGCCCGGGGGGGAGAGATCTTTGTGCTCGATATGGGAGAACCGGTAAAGATAGCGGACCTGGCCAACGACTTAATCAGGTTGTCAGGCTATGACCCGGAACTAGACATTGAAATTAAATACACCGGCATAAGGCCGGGAGAGAAGCTTTACGAAGAACTCTTTTCCGGCTATGAAGAAATGGCTGCCACCCGGCACCAGCGCATCTTCATTTCCACCAAAGAACTGGATGAGCGTTACAACGGGATAAAAAACAATATTACTGCCTGGATAAATAATCTATCCCCCGAGAGAAACGAGATAATACGGTTCATCCAGGAACTCATCCCGGAATACTGCGGGAGCGAAGCAAATGAAGAACCTGTTCCCCGGGGAGAAGTAATTTATTTAGAAAAAAGAGGCAACCGGATAAAAAAAAGCAGCGGGATTAAATAG
- a CDS encoding SH3 domain-containing protein has product MKKALHIFNYTVLFSIFFSLILILAWAQSSPAATAVIKGSVVNIRQGPGTGHEIAGTLYQNTEVAILESKDGWKKIQHGSLNGWVADSLLQVKKEEIRLQVTADKANLRSGPSTSSSQVGQLRQGDSLILLDVEGEWYKVQVPGGSSAYIASFLVSKTAVAANSSSTPAAGSQPETAATVPASSPAPAVTRQVEVISGPINIRSGPGESYPKLGSIDEKTVYPVISKEGEWYKIRLANGSDAYVAGWLVKESSMASSTVIPPAAASGSSAATGGTAAGSTAPRVFLDGQALSFEVPPIIENDRTLVPLRAIFEALGATVDWDNATRTVTSRKGSTTVVLAIGSLAPTVNGQVRQLDVPAKIVADRTLAPLRFVGEAFGSTVDWEGSTRTINIKSPPAPGAPSVGSGKKAVAVTVNKEIINLRSGPSTGHAQLDQARSGERMQVLAAQDGWYQVSRGGKIAWVSGEVVDVAWQENEPEAVPVTTSPGTPGNSSSELPPPASPENIRILSSKDETGLKIIIGSGVELKGRLEESGNNLRYYFTGRSIEGNTIIRENIAGEILEVKAEQQGEDAVIYISIPANLKYRSASEEGGKKETIIISNFITGIERKTFGSKGERIILKTVLPLDYSSEQQGTQMKIKLPFLLKGSAPSEYSFDSQLMQHLQLSESEVNGTQGMVLAIETKNPAKFAFGKSAEGNQLHILFVDQSDVQQLGSAIVIDPGHGGKETGTIGSWLKEKEPNLDISLKVAALLRQRGMEIVLTRDDDSYVSLEERADIANLYNARLFVSIHNNASQNNPAAQGSETHYYAPLDNPELFMQSAERCRLATCIQEQLVSKLRRVDRGVKTGPSSNFSVLRNTRMPSALAEVVFLSNTEEEQLLQQDYFRTLAAEAIADGITQYCGGSAEIKL; this is encoded by the coding sequence ATGAAAAAAGCTCTACATATTTTTAACTATACCGTATTATTCAGCATATTTTTCAGCCTGATTCTCATCCTGGCCTGGGCCCAGTCGTCCCCGGCCGCTACTGCGGTTATCAAGGGTAGTGTGGTCAATATACGCCAGGGTCCCGGTACCGGCCACGAAATAGCGGGCACCCTCTACCAGAACACGGAGGTAGCAATCCTGGAGAGCAAGGACGGCTGGAAGAAAATCCAGCACGGCAGCCTGAACGGCTGGGTAGCTGACTCCCTCCTGCAGGTAAAAAAAGAAGAAATACGGCTGCAGGTAACTGCTGACAAGGCCAACCTCAGGTCCGGCCCCTCCACCAGCTCTTCCCAGGTCGGGCAGCTACGCCAAGGGGACAGCCTTATATTGCTGGATGTGGAGGGAGAATGGTATAAAGTCCAGGTTCCCGGCGGCAGCAGCGCTTACATAGCTTCCTTCCTGGTAAGCAAAACGGCAGTTGCTGCGAACAGCTCCTCCACCCCGGCAGCCGGTAGCCAGCCGGAAACAGCGGCCACCGTCCCGGCTTCATCCCCGGCTCCTGCCGTTACCAGGCAGGTTGAGGTCATTTCCGGCCCTATAAATATTCGCAGCGGTCCGGGTGAAAGCTATCCGAAACTCGGCAGCATTGATGAAAAAACCGTCTATCCCGTCATAAGTAAAGAAGGGGAATGGTATAAGATTCGTCTCGCCAACGGCAGCGATGCTTATGTAGCGGGCTGGCTGGTGAAGGAAAGCAGCATGGCCTCCAGCACGGTAATTCCACCCGCCGCTGCCAGCGGCAGCAGCGCTGCTACCGGCGGTACAGCGGCTGGCAGCACTGCTCCCCGGGTCTTTCTGGATGGGCAGGCCTTAAGTTTTGAAGTACCTCCCATTATTGAAAACGACCGCACTCTGGTGCCCCTGCGCGCTATTTTTGAGGCTCTGGGTGCTACGGTGGATTGGGATAATGCCACCCGCACCGTCACTTCGCGCAAAGGAAGCACCACGGTAGTACTGGCTATAGGTTCCCTTGCCCCTACCGTCAATGGACAGGTCCGGCAATTGGATGTACCCGCCAAAATAGTGGCTGACCGCACCCTGGCTCCCTTGCGATTCGTAGGTGAAGCCTTTGGCAGTACCGTAGACTGGGAGGGAAGCACCCGCACCATAAATATCAAGAGCCCTCCGGCCCCCGGCGCTCCCTCTGTCGGTAGCGGCAAGAAGGCGGTAGCCGTAACCGTCAACAAAGAAATTATAAACCTGCGCAGCGGTCCCTCCACCGGCCACGCTCAGCTTGACCAGGCCCGCTCCGGAGAGAGGATGCAGGTTCTGGCCGCCCAGGACGGCTGGTACCAGGTCAGCCGCGGAGGAAAAATAGCCTGGGTATCAGGCGAGGTGGTAGATGTGGCCTGGCAGGAAAACGAACCCGAAGCTGTACCGGTGACCACTTCCCCGGGCACTCCCGGTAATTCTTCGAGCGAACTGCCCCCGCCCGCATCACCGGAGAACATCCGTATATTATCCAGCAAAGACGAAACCGGGCTGAAGATAATCATTGGTTCGGGAGTGGAGCTAAAAGGGCGCCTGGAGGAAAGCGGCAATAACTTACGCTACTATTTTACCGGTCGTTCCATTGAGGGCAACACCATTATCCGTGAGAATATCGCCGGTGAGATACTGGAGGTTAAAGCTGAACAACAGGGTGAAGATGCTGTTATTTATATCAGCATACCGGCCAATCTGAAATACCGCAGCGCCAGCGAAGAAGGCGGCAAGAAAGAAACCATAATCATAAGCAACTTTATTACCGGTATAGAGAGGAAGACCTTCGGCAGCAAAGGCGAGAGGATAATCTTAAAGACCGTCTTGCCCCTGGACTATAGCTCCGAACAGCAGGGAACCCAGATGAAGATAAAACTGCCCTTCCTGCTGAAAGGCAGCGCCCCATCCGAATACAGCTTCGACAGCCAGTTGATGCAGCACCTGCAGTTAAGCGAAAGTGAAGTAAACGGGACGCAGGGTATGGTTCTGGCCATTGAGACTAAAAACCCGGCCAAATTCGCCTTCGGTAAGAGCGCTGAAGGCAACCAGCTCCATATCCTCTTCGTGGACCAGAGCGATGTACAGCAGCTTGGTTCCGCCATAGTTATCGATCCCGGACACGGCGGCAAAGAAACCGGGACCATCGGCAGTTGGTTAAAGGAGAAAGAGCCCAACCTGGATATCAGCTTGAAAGTAGCCGCCCTTTTGCGGCAGCGGGGAATGGAAATAGTACTCACCCGGGATGATGATTCTTATGTTTCCCTGGAGGAGAGGGCCGATATCGCCAACCTCTATAATGCCCGGCTCTTCGTATCCATCCATAATAACGCCAGCCAGAATAATCCGGCGGCCCAGGGAAGCGAGACCCATTATTATGCTCCTTTAGACAACCCCGAGCTTTTTATGCAGAGTGCGGAACGATGCCGCCTGGCCACCTGCATCCAGGAGCAACTGGTGAGCAAGCTCCGTCGCGTGGACCGGGGGGTAAAAACCGGGCCAAGCTCCAATTTTTCTGTACTAAGGAACACCCGGATGCCTTCAGCCCTGGCTGAAGTAGTATTCCTCAGCAATACCGAGGAAGAACAGCTCCTGCAGCAGGACTACTTCCGCACCCTGGCCGCTGAAGCCATAGCCGACGGCATCACCCAGTACTGCGGCGGAAGTGCGGAGATAAAATTGTAA
- a CDS encoding COG2426 family protein has product MEHSIFMVIIAAMTPVVELRGAIPLGLALGIPPAEVFLLSLIGNILPIPFILLGIRWLLNEIKKIPRLHNWIDRKGKKGAGLLNEKIRRWGWLGLMIFVAIPLPGTGAWTGALAASFLSLKFWPSLLAIVGGVLIAGLLVTGASLGVISFL; this is encoded by the coding sequence TTGGAACATAGTATATTTATGGTAATAATAGCGGCCATGACTCCGGTAGTAGAATTGCGCGGGGCCATACCCCTGGGACTGGCTCTGGGGATACCCCCAGCCGAAGTATTCTTGCTTTCGTTAATAGGCAATATCCTGCCTATCCCTTTTATCTTACTGGGGATAAGATGGTTGCTTAATGAAATAAAAAAAATACCCCGACTGCATAACTGGATAGACCGTAAGGGTAAAAAAGGGGCCGGACTGCTTAATGAAAAGATACGACGATGGGGTTGGTTAGGCCTGATGATATTTGTTGCTATCCCCCTTCCCGGAACCGGAGCATGGACCGGGGCCCTGGCTGCAAGTTTTCTTAGTCTGAAGTTTTGGCCTTCCTTATTGGCCATCGTTGGGGGAGTTTTGATTGCTGGTCTCCTGGTTACCGGTGCCAGCCTGGGAGTAATATCATTTTTATGA
- a CDS encoding O-antigen ligase family protein has protein sequence MAKKKKQQQKNIKGNSIKDTLREQSPTRGLSPSLKLPRVEAWYYTLVFIAVGFLIFYPPYFRGLFFSEDMFLYHILTGLVFILLGIEKIKRREFSFIETPLDWAILAYAGAYLLSLIGAVHIGEAFYGFLKALNYFMVYWMVSQVVHDYRRYEDILRVILASGVGVALIGILAAVGISDYPSAFDPNTIRILSTLQYPNTTAAYLAVISLLGVTLWIREKNPLLKLIYGSCIYLLLLVVLAAFSKGAWVILLVGAALLLIGMPGLYRLKSLYILGLAGVAALATYGKFMAALPVVTQQEPAVALQKLLLGFIIVLAGQAVWDLGILLQRKWGGRALAAYAASLLVLLMLLVIRLPEIPQLAQQILPENLTARISQIKDTTGTSYSSRMDYAHWGLAIVKDYPVVGAGAGGWNALYHQYQDYLAWTTETHNHFVQVWVEAGTIGFIAFISIWIGLLLALWKIYRGKRERGQAAGDSWILNWGTATAALAFGLHAAMDFDLSLGAMAILLWTLFALLNAGSRLEARTEGKRLLQLKPAVNISLAAILALVIIITGSSFSLAHSSAREGDGLLQEITREQQLHEEEKETKILRARSLYQKATQFDPLNANHHAGLAQACALQFIQAAQSKNPMAREYFELTRQEIKKAGELSPYSIKLRNTLANLCIGLNDLEGAIEEAQWAIRCNPNDINAYEGVIQLALKAVELHLNNKQAEKAAFYAESIVEQNRELQIKKEAIDPVKAAYPYWSGQPLELSPAAQLSLGKAYYLLGQYPEARATIEPLLPMVQDGSLQSPETPAWHLAALYRSGEQEQAEALALGLHSSNPQLSALYRSLLQLQALPAKSEAGK, from the coding sequence ATGGCTAAAAAGAAAAAACAGCAGCAAAAGAATATAAAAGGGAATTCTATTAAGGATACTCTACGGGAACAGTCCCCCACAAGGGGCCTATCCCCATCGCTGAAACTTCCCCGGGTCGAAGCCTGGTACTACACCCTGGTCTTTATTGCTGTAGGCTTTCTTATATTTTATCCTCCTTATTTTCGTGGCCTCTTCTTTAGTGAGGATATGTTTCTCTACCATATTCTCACCGGGTTGGTCTTCATCCTGCTTGGGATAGAGAAAATAAAGCGCAGGGAATTCAGCTTCATCGAAACCCCTCTGGATTGGGCCATCCTGGCTTATGCCGGAGCCTATCTCCTCTCCCTCATTGGAGCCGTACATATTGGGGAAGCTTTTTATGGCTTTCTTAAGGCCTTGAACTACTTTATGGTTTACTGGATGGTCAGCCAGGTCGTGCATGACTACCGCCGTTATGAAGATATTCTGCGAGTTATCCTGGCTTCCGGAGTAGGGGTAGCGCTTATCGGCATCCTGGCTGCAGTGGGAATTTCGGATTATCCCTCAGCTTTTGATCCCAATACCATTAGGATTCTTTCTACCTTGCAGTATCCTAATACCACCGCCGCCTACCTGGCGGTTATTAGCCTGCTCGGGGTCACCCTGTGGATTAGAGAAAAGAACCCATTATTGAAGCTGATTTACGGCAGCTGCATTTATCTTCTCCTTCTGGTAGTCCTGGCTGCTTTCTCCAAAGGGGCCTGGGTTATCCTGCTTGTGGGAGCCGCTCTCCTCCTTATTGGCATGCCCGGGCTTTACCGGCTGAAATCCCTTTATATACTGGGGTTAGCCGGAGTGGCGGCTCTGGCAACATACGGCAAGTTTATGGCCGCCCTGCCGGTAGTGACCCAACAGGAACCCGCTGTAGCCCTGCAGAAACTCCTGCTGGGCTTCATAATAGTACTGGCTGGTCAGGCGGTCTGGGACCTGGGGATATTGTTGCAGCGCAAGTGGGGAGGACGGGCCCTGGCTGCTTATGCAGCATCCCTGCTTGTTCTGCTGATGTTGCTGGTGATCCGCTTACCCGAGATACCACAGTTAGCCCAACAAATACTACCCGAAAACCTGACCGCAAGAATTTCCCAGATAAAGGACACCACCGGTACCAGCTACTCTTCCCGCATGGATTATGCCCATTGGGGATTGGCGATAGTGAAGGATTATCCTGTCGTTGGTGCCGGAGCCGGGGGCTGGAATGCTCTCTACCATCAATATCAAGATTACCTGGCCTGGACTACTGAAACCCATAATCATTTTGTACAGGTCTGGGTGGAAGCAGGGACCATAGGCTTCATAGCCTTTATCTCCATATGGATTGGTCTCCTTCTGGCTTTGTGGAAAATATACAGAGGAAAACGGGAGCGGGGACAGGCCGCCGGTGATAGCTGGATTCTTAATTGGGGAACCGCTACGGCTGCTCTGGCCTTTGGTCTCCATGCCGCCATGGATTTTGATCTTTCCCTGGGGGCTATGGCCATATTGTTGTGGACCCTTTTTGCCCTGCTTAATGCCGGCAGCAGGCTGGAAGCGAGGACGGAAGGAAAGAGACTTCTGCAACTCAAGCCGGCCGTGAATATCAGCCTGGCCGCAATCCTGGCGCTGGTAATTATTATCACCGGCAGCAGTTTTAGCCTGGCCCACAGTTCAGCCCGCGAAGGAGATGGATTGCTGCAGGAGATCACTCGAGAACAGCAATTGCATGAGGAAGAAAAGGAAACTAAAATTCTCAGAGCCCGGAGTTTATACCAAAAAGCCACCCAGTTTGACCCATTAAATGCCAACCACCATGCAGGCCTGGCCCAGGCCTGCGCCCTGCAGTTTATCCAAGCGGCCCAGTCGAAGAACCCAATGGCCCGGGAGTATTTTGAGCTAACCCGGCAGGAGATAAAAAAGGCCGGAGAACTTAGCCCCTATAGTATTAAGCTGCGCAATACCCTGGCCAATCTATGCATTGGACTCAATGACTTGGAAGGAGCGATAGAAGAGGCCCAGTGGGCGATACGATGCAACCCCAACGACATCAATGCTTATGAAGGGGTAATACAACTGGCCTTAAAGGCGGTTGAACTTCATCTTAATAATAAGCAGGCAGAGAAAGCCGCATTTTATGCAGAGAGTATTGTGGAGCAAAACCGGGAATTGCAAATCAAGAAAGAAGCCATCGACCCGGTAAAGGCGGCTTATCCATACTGGTCAGGCCAGCCCCTGGAATTAAGCCCTGCCGCCCAGCTTAGCTTGGGCAAGGCGTACTACCTGCTGGGTCAGTACCCGGAAGCTCGGGCAACGATAGAACCCCTGCTGCCAATGGTTCAGGACGGGTCATTGCAGTCCCCGGAAACTCCAGCCTGGCACCTGGCCGCCCTCTACCGCAGCGGTGAGCAAGAACAGGCCGAAGCTTTGGCCCTGGGACTGCATTCAAGCAATCCCCAGTTGTCCGCCCTCTACCGCAGCTTGCTGCAATTGCAGGCATTGCCGGCAAAGAGTGAAGCGGGAAAATAG